The following proteins are co-located in the Triticum aestivum cultivar Chinese Spring chromosome 1A, IWGSC CS RefSeq v2.1, whole genome shotgun sequence genome:
- the LOC123064971 gene encoding uncharacterized protein isoform X1, with protein sequence MSLFCRLGQSARGAVNKGGEEEAGPVVIKRRGTASQSISSFSLYSSLSNLKICSGTKKSMCSSTASERTGGAADGVVPCNERVRFNNLTGDRLTFKENKRTYTVKCHKGRKQSALYGRGWRKFVAHNKLGKGQMVLFYLDQHSPRAVVCVVQFGNSTEDVGGGSRMACLVCHTYCHNNNGRSFVIYVCDANEIFPTLMDAHKQIEHKIETKTEASLKEGACQQPKTLCTRILGRRLKLKQEIGLTVCHIQQCTGTDMDDEGSEPENERNAEGKEQCVEDPKLEEEVYHVQITRMEA encoded by the exons ATGTCGCTTTTTTGTAGGCTGGGGCAAAGTGCTCGGGGTGCAGTAAATAAAGGGGGTGAAGAGGAAGCGGGACCCGTGGTAATTAAGAGGAGGGGAACGGCAAGTCAGTCCATTTCTTCCTTCTCTCTCTATTCTTCTCTGTCAAATCTGAAGATCTGCAGCGGAACAAAGAAATCGATGTGCTCCTCCACGGCCAGTGAGAGGACGGGCGGTGCTGCTGATGGA GTTGTGCCATGCAATGAAAGGGTTCGTTTCAACAACCTGACGGGAGATAGGTTGACATTCAAGGAAAACAAACGTACATACACTGTGAAGTGTCACAAGGGGCGCAAGCAGAGTGCATTGTATGGGAGAGGGTGGAGGAAGTTTGTTGCACACAACAAGCTAGGGAAGGGTCAGATGGTTTTGTTCTACTTGGACCAGCATTCACCAAGGGCGGTTGTTTGCGTGGTCCAGTTTGGAAACAGCACTGAAGATGTTGGGGGAGGATCGA GAATGGCATGCCTAGTTTGCCACACATACTGCCATAATAACAATGGTCGGAGCTTCGTCATCTATGTCTGTGATGCCAACGAAATCTTTCCG ACTCTCATGGATGCCCACAAGCAGATTGAACACAAGATAGAAACTAAAACTGAGGCCTCCTTGAAAGAAGGAGCATGTCAACAGCCTAAAACTCTATGCACTCG GATCCTGGGGAGAAGGCTAAAGCTGAAACAAGAGATTGGCTTAACAGTGTG CCACATACAG CAGTGCACGGGCACTGACATGGATGACGAAGGAAGCGAACCCGAGAACGAGAGAAATGCAGAAGGCAAAGAACAGTGTGTTGAAGATCCAAAGTTAGAAGAGGAAGTATATCATGTACAAATCACTCGCATGGAAGcatga
- the LOC123064971 gene encoding uncharacterized protein isoform X4 codes for MVLFYLDQHSPRAVVCVVQFGNSTEDVGGGSRMACLVCHTYCHNNNGRSFVIYVCDANEIFPTLMDAHKQIEHKIETKTEASLKEGACQQPKTLCTRILGRRLKLKQEIGLTVCHIQQCTGTDMDDEGSEPENERNAEGKEQCVEDPKLEEEVYHVQITRMEA; via the exons ATGGTTTTGTTCTACTTGGACCAGCATTCACCAAGGGCGGTTGTTTGCGTGGTCCAGTTTGGAAACAGCACTGAAGATGTTGGGGGAGGATCGA GAATGGCATGCCTAGTTTGCCACACATACTGCCATAATAACAATGGTCGGAGCTTCGTCATCTATGTCTGTGATGCCAACGAAATCTTTCCG ACTCTCATGGATGCCCACAAGCAGATTGAACACAAGATAGAAACTAAAACTGAGGCCTCCTTGAAAGAAGGAGCATGTCAACAGCCTAAAACTCTATGCACTCG GATCCTGGGGAGAAGGCTAAAGCTGAAACAAGAGATTGGCTTAACAGTGTG CCACATACAG CAGTGCACGGGCACTGACATGGATGACGAAGGAAGCGAACCCGAGAACGAGAGAAATGCAGAAGGCAAAGAACAGTGTGTTGAAGATCCAAAGTTAGAAGAGGAAGTATATCATGTACAAATCACTCGCATGGAAGcatga
- the LOC123064971 gene encoding uncharacterized protein isoform X2, with translation MSLFCRLGQSARGAVNKGGEEEAGPVVIKRRGTASQSISSFSLYSSLSNLKICSGTKKSMCSSTASERTGGAADGVVPCNERVRFNNLTGDRLTFKENKRTYTVKCHKGRKQSALYGRGWRKFVAHNKLGKGQMVLFYLDQHSPRAVVCVVQFGNSTEDVGGGSRMACLVCHTYCHNNNGRSFVIYVCDANEIFPTLMDAHKQIEHKIETKTEASLKEGACQQPKTLCTRILGRRLKLKQEIGLTVCHIQCTGTDMDDEGSEPENERNAEGKEQCVEDPKLEEEVYHVQITRMEA, from the exons ATGTCGCTTTTTTGTAGGCTGGGGCAAAGTGCTCGGGGTGCAGTAAATAAAGGGGGTGAAGAGGAAGCGGGACCCGTGGTAATTAAGAGGAGGGGAACGGCAAGTCAGTCCATTTCTTCCTTCTCTCTCTATTCTTCTCTGTCAAATCTGAAGATCTGCAGCGGAACAAAGAAATCGATGTGCTCCTCCACGGCCAGTGAGAGGACGGGCGGTGCTGCTGATGGA GTTGTGCCATGCAATGAAAGGGTTCGTTTCAACAACCTGACGGGAGATAGGTTGACATTCAAGGAAAACAAACGTACATACACTGTGAAGTGTCACAAGGGGCGCAAGCAGAGTGCATTGTATGGGAGAGGGTGGAGGAAGTTTGTTGCACACAACAAGCTAGGGAAGGGTCAGATGGTTTTGTTCTACTTGGACCAGCATTCACCAAGGGCGGTTGTTTGCGTGGTCCAGTTTGGAAACAGCACTGAAGATGTTGGGGGAGGATCGA GAATGGCATGCCTAGTTTGCCACACATACTGCCATAATAACAATGGTCGGAGCTTCGTCATCTATGTCTGTGATGCCAACGAAATCTTTCCG ACTCTCATGGATGCCCACAAGCAGATTGAACACAAGATAGAAACTAAAACTGAGGCCTCCTTGAAAGAAGGAGCATGTCAACAGCCTAAAACTCTATGCACTCG GATCCTGGGGAGAAGGCTAAAGCTGAAACAAGAGATTGGCTTAACAGTGTG CCACATACAG TGCACGGGCACTGACATGGATGACGAAGGAAGCGAACCCGAGAACGAGAGAAATGCAGAAGGCAAAGAACAGTGTGTTGAAGATCCAAAGTTAGAAGAGGAAGTATATCATGTACAAATCACTCGCATGGAAGcatga
- the LOC123064971 gene encoding uncharacterized protein isoform X3 translates to MSLFCRLGQSARGAVNKGGEEEAGPVVIKRRGTASQSISSFSLYSSLSNLKICSGTKKSMCSSTASERTGGAADGVVPCNERVRFNNLTGDRLTFKENKRTYTVKCHKGRKQSALYGRGWRKFVAHNKLGKGQMVLFYLDQHSPRAVVCVVQFGNSTEDVGGGSRMACLVCHTYCHNNNGRSFVIYVCDANEIFPTLMDAHKQIEHKIETKTEASLKEGACQQPKTLCTRILGRRLKLKQEIGLTVW, encoded by the exons ATGTCGCTTTTTTGTAGGCTGGGGCAAAGTGCTCGGGGTGCAGTAAATAAAGGGGGTGAAGAGGAAGCGGGACCCGTGGTAATTAAGAGGAGGGGAACGGCAAGTCAGTCCATTTCTTCCTTCTCTCTCTATTCTTCTCTGTCAAATCTGAAGATCTGCAGCGGAACAAAGAAATCGATGTGCTCCTCCACGGCCAGTGAGAGGACGGGCGGTGCTGCTGATGGA GTTGTGCCATGCAATGAAAGGGTTCGTTTCAACAACCTGACGGGAGATAGGTTGACATTCAAGGAAAACAAACGTACATACACTGTGAAGTGTCACAAGGGGCGCAAGCAGAGTGCATTGTATGGGAGAGGGTGGAGGAAGTTTGTTGCACACAACAAGCTAGGGAAGGGTCAGATGGTTTTGTTCTACTTGGACCAGCATTCACCAAGGGCGGTTGTTTGCGTGGTCCAGTTTGGAAACAGCACTGAAGATGTTGGGGGAGGATCGA GAATGGCATGCCTAGTTTGCCACACATACTGCCATAATAACAATGGTCGGAGCTTCGTCATCTATGTCTGTGATGCCAACGAAATCTTTCCG ACTCTCATGGATGCCCACAAGCAGATTGAACACAAGATAGAAACTAAAACTGAGGCCTCCTTGAAAGAAGGAGCATGTCAACAGCCTAAAACTCTATGCACTCG GATCCTGGGGAGAAGGCTAAAGCTGAAACAAGAGATTGGCTTAACAGTGTG GTAA
- the LOC123065019 gene encoding histone H3.2 — MARTKQTARKSTGGKAPRKQLATKAARKSAPATGGVKKPHRFRPGTVALREIRKYQKSTELLIRKLPFQRLVREIAQDFKTDLRFQSSAVSALQEAAEAYLVGLFEDTNLCAIHAKRVTIMPKDIQLARRIRGERA, encoded by the coding sequence ATGGCCCGCACCAAGCAGACGGCGAGGAAGTCCACCGGCGGCAAGGCGCCGAGGAAGCAGCTGGCCACCAAGGCCGCCCGCAAGTCCGCCCCGGCCACCGGCGGCGTCAAGAAGCCCCACCGCTTCCGCCCCGGCACCGTCGCGCTCCGCGAGATCCGCAAGTACCAGAAGAGCACGGAGCTGCTCATCCGCAAGCTCCCCTTCCAGCGCCTCGTCCGTGAGATCGCCCAGGACTTCAAGACCGACCTCCGCTTCCAGTCCTCCGCCGTCTCCGCCTTGCAGGAGGCCGCCGAGGCCTACCTGGTGGGCCTCTTCGAGGACACCAACCTCTGCGCCATCCACGCCAAGCGCGTCACcatcatgcccaaggacatccaGCTCGCCCGCCGCATCCGTGGAGAGAGGGCCTAG
- the LOC123065029 gene encoding probable phosphoribosylformylglycinamidine synthase, chloroplastic/mitochondrial yields the protein MASHAEMTASNMLRLQGFPSNMGKQRSSFISTRHPPSRRSRVVRHCLNLRHLCRLPNQRAIVPNIRPMPALTAAVSSGVNSPLIEASGDDMGLVSRIIHFYRKPFLQESEAKELLRKVQAKVSSNIIDIKTEQCFNVELEDALGSTKLATLQWLLAETYEPDNLQTGSFLEEEVSRSSYCFLVEVGPRMTFSTAFSTNAVSICKALSLMEVTRLERSRRYLLCLQPGSDPLDESQLNSFAALIHDRMTECVYPSKLTSFRSDVVPEPVSVIPVMERGREALEEINLKMGLAFDEQDIKYYTHLFRDDIKRNPSTVELFDIAQSNSEHSRHWFFNGKLEIDGETMPSTLFQLVKSPLKANPNNSIIGFKDNSSAIKGTLVNHLRPALPGSTSPLTLMMRELGILFTAETHNFPCAVAPYPGAETGAGGRIRDTHATGKGSFVVASTAGYCVGNLQIEESYAPWEDSSFAYPSNLAPPLQILIDASDGASDYGNKFGEPLIQGFTRNFGSRLPNGERREWLKPIMFSGAVGQIDHAHISKGDPEIGMLVVKIGGPAYRIGMGGGAASSMVSGQNDAELDFNAVQRGDAEMAQKLYRVIRACVEMGEKNPIISIHDQGAGGNCNVVKEIIYPKGAEIDIRSIVVGDHTLSVLEIWGAEYQEQDALLVKPESRNLLQSLCDRERVSMAVLGEIDGSGKIVLIDSAAVEHAMLSGLPPPPPAVDLELEKVLGDMPQKTFDFKRVPRSSEPLDIAPEITLMDVLKRVLKLPSVCSKRFLTTKVDRCVTGLVAQQQTVGPLQLPLADVAVVAQTYTDLTGGACAIGEQPIKGLLNPEAMARLAVGEALTNLVWAKVTSLDDVKASGNWMYAAKIDGEGADMYDAAVAMADCMIQLGIAIDGGKDSLSMAAQCDGELVKAPGNLVISAYVTCPDITLTVTPDLKLVKDGVLLHVDLAKGKRRLGCSALAQAFDQIGNDCPDIEDVPYLKKVFEVVQELLSERLISAGHDISDGGLIVTILEMAFAGNCGVNLNIELKDNDLLQTLFAEELGLVVEVHLDDLDVVKQKLHAAGVSANVIGKVTAAPEIELCVDGEVRLKERTSDLRDLWEETSFQLEELQRLKSCVKLEKEGLKSRTSPSWHLSFTPKFTDKKLLSASSKPKVAIIREEGSNSDREMSAAFHAAGFEPWDITMSDLLNQKASLTEFRGIAFVGGFSYADVLDSAKGWAASIRFNQPLIQQFQEFYNRPDTFSLGVCNGCQLMALLGWVPGPDIGGSLGAGGDMSQPRFTHNESGRFECRFISVAIGDSPSIMFKGMEGSTLGIWSAHGEGRAFFPDENVLSDVVNSNLAPLRYCDDANNVTEVYPFNPNGSPLGIAALCSPNGRHLALMPHPERSFMMWQYPWYPKEWQVEKGGPSPWLRMFQNAREWCS from the exons ATGGCATCTCATGCTGAAATGACAGCAAGCAATATGCTACGTCTTCAAGGCTTTCCTAGTAATATG GGAAAACAAAGGAGTAGTTTTATATCCACAAGACACCCACCTTCGAGAAGGTCACGAGTGGTTCGACATTGCCTGAACCTACGTCATCTTTGCCGTTTACCTAATCAAAGGGCTATTGTTCCAAATATCCGACCAATGCCTGCTCTCACTGCTGCAGTATCCAGCGGAGTTAATAGTCCATTGATAGAGGCATCTGGTGATGACATGGGATTAGTTTCAAGGATTATTCACTTTTATCGCAAACCATTTCTTCAAGAGAGTGAGGCCAAGGAGTTACTCAGGAAAGTGCAGGCAAAGGTTTCTTCTAATATTATTGATATAAAGACTGAGCAATGCTTCAATGTTGAGTTGGAGGATGCACTAGGTTCTACAAAGCTCGCAACACTTCAGTGGCTCCTAGCAGAAACTTATGAACCTGACAACCTACAAACAGGGAGCTTTCTGGAGGAGGAAGTTTCTAGGAGCTCTTATTGCTTCCTTGTTGAGGTTGGTCCCCGGATGACATTTTCGACAGCTTTCTCAACCAATGCTGTCTCGATTTGTAAAGCTCTATCATTAATGGAAGTAACTCGCCTGGAGAGGTCTAGAAGATATCTTTTGTGCCTTCAGCCTGGTAGTGACCCACTTGATGAAAGCCAACTCAACAGCTTTGCTGCTTTGATTCATGACAGGATGACAGAATGTGTTTATCCTAGCAAGCTCACATCATTTCGGTCGGATGTAGTTCCAGAACCTGTCAGTGTTATACCAGTCATGGAAAGGGGAAGGGAAGCACTGGAGGAAATAAATCTTAAAATGGGTCTGGCTTTTGATGAACAAGATATCAAGTACTACACTCACCTATTCAGAGATGACATCAAACGCAATCCAAGTACCGTTGAACTTTTTGACATAGCGCAATCAAACAGTGAGCACAGCAGACATTGGTTTTTTAATGGAAAGCTTGAGATAGATGGAGAGACCATGCCAAGTACTCTGTTTCAGTTAGTAAAGAGCCCCTTGAAGGCTAACCCTAATAACTCTATTATTGGGTTCAAGGATAACTCGAGTGCAATAAAAGGGACTCTTGTAAATCACCTACGCCCAGCACTACCAGGTTCCACTTCACCGCTAACCCTGATGATGCGTGAACTAGGCATTCTGTTCACAGCAGAAACACATAATTTTCCATGTGCCGTGGCACCCTACCCAGGAGCTGAAACAGGTGCAGGTGGCCGCATAAGGGACACACATGCCACTGGAAAGGGCTCATTTGTTGTTGCTTCAACTGCTGGTTATTGTGTTGGAAACCTTCAAATTGAAGAATCATATGCACCTTGGGAGGATTCATCTTTTGCATACCCATCAAACTTAGCTCCTCCGTTGCAGATTCTTATTGATGCTAGCGACGGTGCTTCTGACTATGGGAACAAGTTTGGCGAGCCTTTAATTCAGGGATTTACAAGAAATTTTGGTTCTAGGTTGCCAAACGGGGAGCGTCGTGAATGGCTGAAGCCTATAATGTTCAGTGGGGCAGTTGGGCAGATTGACCATGCACACATATCGAAAGGGGATCCAGAAATCGGCATGCTAGTTGTGAAGATTGGTGGTCCAGCATACAGAATTGGTATGGGTGGTGGTGCTGCCTCAAGTATGGTTAGTGGACAGAATGATGCAGAGCTCGATTTTAACGCAGTGCAGCGGGGAGATGCTGAGATGGCACAAAAGTTATATCGCGTGATCAGGGCATGTGTGGAAATGGGAGAGAAGAATCCAATCATCAGCATTCATGATCAGGGAGCTGGAGGAAACTGCAATGTCGTGAAAGAAATAATCTATCCTAAGGGTGCTGAAATTGATATCCGCTCAATTGTTGTTGGTGATCACACATTGTCTGTGTTGGAGATCTGGGGTGCTGAATACCAGGAACAAGATGCATTATTGGTGAAGCCTGAGAGCAGAAACCTGTTGCAATCACTTTGTGATAGAGAGAGAGTTTCAATGGCTGTCCTTGGTGAAATTGATGGTAGTGGAAAGATTGTTTTAATTGACAGTGCTGCTGTGGAGCATGCAATGTTGAGTGGCCTTCCTCCTCCACCGCCTGCTGTTGATCTTGAGCTTGAAAAGGTTTTAGGAGATATGCCTCAGAAGACCTTTGATTTCAAGCGAGTTCCTCGATCGAGTGAACCCTTAGACATAGCACCCGAGATTACACTGATGGATGTTCTTAAGCGAGTATTGAAGCTTCCCTCAGTATGTTCAAAGCGTTTCTTGACCACTAAGGTTGACAGATGTGTGACAGGTCTTGTGGCACAACAGCAGACGGTTGGCCCACTGCAACTACCACTTGCTGATGTTGCTGTAGTCGCACAGACATACACAGATCTTACTGGCGGTGCTTGTGCCATTGGAGAACAACCAATAAAGGGTTTACTTAATCCTGAGGCTATGGCAAGGCTTGCTGTTGGGGAGGCATTGACCAATCTGGTTTGGGCTAAAGTTACATCTCTTGATGACGTCAAAGCAAGTGGCAATTGGATGTACGCTGCAAAGATTGATGGAGAGGGAGCAGATATGTATGATGCTGCTGTCGCAATGGCTGACTGCATGATTCAACTTGGTATTGCAATTGATGGAGGAAAGGATAGTCTTTCTATGGCAGCTCAATGTGATGGCGAGCTAGTCAAAGCTCCAGGAAATCTTGTTATCAGTGCTTATGTGACATGTCCTGATATAACCTTAACGGTTACTCCAGATCtaaagcttgtgaaggacggggtTCTGTTGCATGTTGACCTGGCTAAAGGAAAGCGACGACTTGGTTGTTCTGCTCTCGCACAAGCGTTTGATCAAATTGGAAATGACTGCCCAGACATAGAAGATGTCCCTTACTTGAAAAAGGTCTTTGAGGTTGTTCAAGAATTGCTCAGCGAACGCCTGATTTCTGCTGGTCATGACATTAGTGATGGTGGGCTTATTGTCACCATTCTTGAGATGGCATTTGCTGGCAACTGTGGTGTTAACCTCAACATAGAATTAAAAGATAATGACCTTCTTCAAACACTTTTTGCGGAGGAGCTTGGTCTTGTAGttgaagtgcatttggatgacctTGATGTAGTGAAGCAAAAACTTCATGCGGCAGGGGTTTCTGCTAATGTGATAGGAAAAGTAACTGCAGCACCAGAAATAGAGCTGTGTGTTGATGGTGAGGTGCGTTTGAAAGAAAGAACTTCAGATCTCAGAGATTTGTGGGAGGAAACAAGCTTTCAGCTTGAGGAGCTACAGCGGCTGAAATCTTGTGTCAAGCTTGAGAAAGAAGGCCTAAAAAGCCGAACATCGCCCTCATGGCATTTGTCTTTTACGCCCAAATTCACGGACAAGAAACTACTGTCTGCATCCTCGAAACCGAAGGTTGCCATCATTCGGGAAGAAGGGAGCAACAGTGATAGGGAAATGTCTGCTGCATTCCATGCTGCTGGTTTTGAACCGTGGGATATCACAATGTCGGATCTCTTGAACCAAAAGGCTTCTCTAACGGAATTCCGTGGGATTGCATTTGTTGGTGGATTTAGCTATGCAGATGTTCTTGACTCAGCAAAAGGTTGGGCTGCATCTATCAGGTTCAACCAGCCCCTCATACAGCAGTTCCAGGAGTTCTACAATAGGCCAGACACATTCAGCCTTGGGGTGTGCAATGGGTGTCAGCTCATGGCTCTTCTTGGTTGGGTACCAGGACCTGATATTGGAGGCTCGCTTGGTGCAGGTGGAGACATGTCCCAGCCAAGGTTCACTCACAATGAATCTGGCCGTTTTGAATGTCGGTTTATCAGTGTGGCCATAGGGGATTCTCCTTCTATAATGTTCAAAGGTATGGAAGGCTCTACTTTGGGCATTTGGAGTGCTCATGGTGAAGGGAGAGCCTTCTTCCCAGATGAAAATGTCTTGTCTGATGTTGTCAATTCAAATCTGGCCCCTCTGAGGTACTGCGATGATGCTAATAATGTCACAGAGGTTTATCCTTTCAACCCTAATGGCTCTCCGCTTGGTATTGCGGCCCTTTGCTCCCCTAATGGAAGACACCTTGCTCTGATGCCACACCCGGAGCGTTCCTTTATGATGTGGCAGTACCCATGGTATCCCAAGGAGTGGCAGGTTGAGAAGGGTGGTCCCAGTCCTTGGTTGCGCATGTTCCAGAATGCAAGAGAGTGGTGTTCATAG